CGACGTGCCCGCGTCGTGTCCGAACCGGTCACCGACTACATCCGCTACGAGCACGCCGGAACCGTCGTCAACCTGCACGCAGGCGAACTCGTTCGCTGGCTGCCCCGTAGAGGGACGGCGGACCTGATGCTGCCCGGTGCCGACCTGTGGATTTTCGACGACGCACAGGTTCTCTTCAACCACTTCTCGGGCGACGGCGACTGGAGCGGTGACGTTCCCATGGAGCTACGCACCGAGCCGACTATCGTCAAGCAGTGCTCGGACGCCTTCGAGGCAGTATGGGAGCGCGCCGTCCCGCACGACGACTACGAGATCCACTGACAGAAAGCAACTTCGGCCAGCTCATGTCCACTTCACCGTCCTCCTCCGCCCAGGCCGCTCGCGAGAACGTGGCGCGACGGCTGCGCGACCTGAGAAGGAATGCCGGTCTGACGGTCACCGAGCTGGCCTCGCGATGCCGCTGGCACCATTCGAAGACCTCCCGTATCGAGAACGCCAGGACGCCGGCGTCCCCCGCGGACGTCCGCGTCTGGTGCC
The window above is part of the Streptomyces sp. NBC_00425 genome. Proteins encoded here:
- a CDS encoding DUF6879 family protein yields the protein MSQNVPSFDELMETAQLSAVHLEMRDQYAVGDEADDYDTWLRTGLRDTDPTSEYWAPWVDMVSGAVARGVVVRRARVVSEPVTDYIRYEHAGTVVNLHAGELVRWLPRRGTADLMLPGADLWIFDDAQVLFNHFSGDGDWSGDVPMELRTEPTIVKQCSDAFEAVWERAVPHDDYEIH